A window of the Bombus huntii isolate Logan2020A chromosome 8, iyBomHunt1.1, whole genome shotgun sequence genome harbors these coding sequences:
- the LOC126868389 gene encoding uncharacterized protein LOC126868389, with protein MSSIKVDQDYKKGVNLSIRSSRWILKLIGVWPNSRDASAVKKYFRVLLNAIYYALIMFLLLPGSLYVILEVEDVYNRIKLFGPLSFCVMALLKYYLLILHEEDIRECVERIEWDWKNITYPKDRELMMTNANFGRKLVIACTFFMYSGFIFFYIAVPMSVERIPIEGTNATFIPMVFPFSRFIIDTRYSPTNEIVFSIQFLAGALMHGITSAACSLAAVFAVHACGQMQVLMTWLNHLIDGRLDMHDCVDQRIAKIVSQHVRILKCEWNSNHLTDVMTYSVLLVSLTFNIFIFCYIGELVADKSRKVGEMTYMIEWYRLYGKKKLCCVLIIAMSDSSRKLTAGNMVELSMSTFSDVSINLEIIIITFL; from the exons ATGTCGTCTATCAAAGTCGACCAAGATTACAAGAAGGGCGTAAATTTAAGCATTCGAAGCAGTCGTTGGATATTAAAACTGATCGGCGTGTGGCCAAATTCTCGGGACGCTTCGGCGGTAAAAAAGTATTTTCGCGTGCTATTAAACGCCATTTATTACGCTTTGATCATGTTTCTCTTGTTACCTGGAAGCTTGTACGTAATTCTCGAAGTGGAAGACGTTTATAACAGAATTAAACTATTCGGCCCATTGAGCTTCTGCGTGATGGCGCTTTTAAAGTATTATCTTCTGATACTTCACGAAGAAGACATTCGCGAGTGCGTTGAACGTATCGAATGGGATTGGAAAAATATCACGTACCCTAAAGACAGAGAGCTCATGATGACGAATGCTAACTTTGGAAGAAAACTAGTCATCGCGTGCACCTTTTTCATGTACAGTGGTTTCATCTTTTTTTACATTGCTGTACCGATGAGCGTTGAAAGAATACCAATAGAGGGAACCAATGCAACATTCATCCCCATGGTGTTCCCCTTCTCGAGATTTATCATCGACACTCGTTACAGTCCTACGAATGAGATAGTGTTTTCTATTCAATTTTTGGCTGGCGCTCTGAtgcatggtataacttcaGCCGCTTGCAGTTTGGCTGCAGTATTTGCTGTACACGCCTGCGGCCAAATGCAGGTGTTGATGACTTGGCTAAACCATTTGATAGATGGTAGATTAGACATGCATGATTGCGTCGATCAGCGAATCGCCAAGATCGTGAGTCAACACGTTCGAATATTGAAGTGT GAATGGAATTCGAATCATCTAACAGACGTCATGACTTACAGTGTGTTACTTGTATCCcttacatttaatatttttatattttgttacataGGAGAACTCGTGGCTGATAAG TCTAGAAAAGTAGGAGAAATGACGTACATGATTGAATGGTATCGATTATATGGAAAGAAAAAACTATGTTGCGTCTTGATAATCGCAATGTccgattcgtcgagaaaactGACAGCAGGGAACATGGTGGAATTGTCTATGAGTACTTTTTCCGATGTAAGTATCAATTTAGAGATCATTATAATTACATTTCTATAA
- the LOC126869039 gene encoding LOW QUALITY PROTEIN: uncharacterized protein LOC126869039 (The sequence of the model RefSeq protein was modified relative to this genomic sequence to represent the inferred CDS: substituted 1 base at 1 genomic stop codon) codes for MMQKSVTNGSSYLTTDHDCKRNVDLSIRYSRWILKPIGVWPASPNILMAEKYFYRFINTICYSLICFLLVPCSLYLILEVKDVYNRIKLFGPLSFCVMAFLKYHLLILHEDDIRECIKRIEWDWKNITYSEDREIMITNANFGRRLVIICAFFMYSGFAFYYIAIPISVGKIPAADVNVTFIPLVFPFSKFIMDTRYSPINEIVFSLQLVSGCLMHSITSAACSLAAIFAVHACGQMQILTSWLKHLIDGRSDMYNNVDSRIANVVSQHVRILNFLALTEKTLQQVSFVEFIGCMLNICLLGYYVIMEWSSSHLTSAITFFILLISLTFNIFIFCYIGEVVAEQCKKIGETSYMVDWYRISGTRKLCFVLIMAMANSSIKLTAGNMVELCLTTFSDQAXLQASSRVSTMNKEKPVVTEHDYKRNVDLSIQWNRWLLIPIGTWPNLRKSLLGKYLSSLINVICFGLIGFMLVSCTLYLVIEVEEAYHKIKMIGPLSFFLMTFMKYCLLILQENHINEGCERIEWDWKNIEHHEDRNIMAQNANYGRRLVAICTFFLFSGFAFFYIIVPASVGQVVTEDGNLSFVPLPFPASRLIADVRYSPSNEIIFSIQTLTGVVMHIVTSAACSIAAVFAVHACGQMQVLMNWLEHLIGGRSDMSNIVDERIASIVTQHNRILRFLALTENALQQISFVEFLGCMMNMCLLGYYFIVEWSSNDIMQSISYMILMISFSFNIFIFCYIGELVAEQCKKVGEMTYMIDWYRLTGKKKLGCILIIAMSNSTIKFTAGNMIELSISTFSDVVKTAMAFLNMLRALT; via the exons ATGATGCAAAAATCAGTAACGAACGGCTCGTCGTATCTTACGACGGACCACGACTGCAAGAGGAACGTTGATTTGAGTATTCGGTACAGCCGATGGATTTTGAAGCCAATCGGCGTCTGGCCAGCTTCTCCTAACATTTTGATggcagaaaaatatttctatcggTTCATAAATACCATTTGCTATAGTTTGATTTGTTTCCTCTTGGTACCCTGCAGCCTGTACTTAATTCTCGAAGTGAAAGATGTTTATAACAGAATCAAATTATTTGGTCCGTTGAGTTTCTGCGTGATGGCGTTTTTAAAGTATCATCTGTTGATCCTTCACGAAGATGATATTCGCGAGTGTATCAAACGCATCGAATGGGACTGGAAGAATATTACGTACTCTGAGGACAGAGAAATCATGATAACGAATGCGAATTTTGGAAGAAGATTGGTTATTATCTGTGCATTTTTTATGTATAGTGGTTTCGCTTTTTATTATATCGCCATACCTATTAGCGTTGGAAAAATTCCTGCGGCAGATGTCAATGTGACCTTCATTCCTCTGGTGTTCCCTTTCTCGAAATTTATCATGGATACTCGATATAGTCCCATAAACGAGATTGTATTTTCTCTTCAATTAGTAAGTGGCTGTTTGATGCATAGTATTACGTCAGCGGCTTGCAGTTTAGCTGCTATATTTGCGGTGCACGCATGTGGCCAGATGCAGATTTTGACGAGCTGGCTGAAACATTTGATCGATGGTCGGTCAGATATGTATAACAACGTCGACAGCAGAATCGCCAACGTCGTGAGTCAACACGTTCGAATATTGAA CTTCCTAGCGCTTACAGAGAAAACACTGCAACAAGTGTCATTCGTAGAATTTATTGGTTGCATGTTAAACATATGTCTTCTTGGGTACTACGTTATTATG GAGTGGAGTTCCAGTCATTTAACCAGCGCCATAACGTTTTTTATATTACTAATATCTCTTAcgttcaatatttttatattttgctatATAGGCGAGGTGGTAGCGGAACAG TGTAAAAAAATTGGGGAAACATCGTATATGGTTGATTGGTATCGAATATCAGGAACCAGAAAGCTTTGCTTTGTACTAATCATGGCAATGGCTAATTCGTCGATTAAATTGACGGCTGGCAACATGGTTGAACTGTGCTTAACTACCTTCAGTGAC CAAGCTTAGTTGCAAGCAAGCTCTCGAGTATCAACGATGAATAAAGAGAAACCTGTTGTGACCGAGCATGATTATAAGAGAAACGTGGATTTGAGTATTCAGTGGAATCGTTGGTTGCTGATACCAATTGGTACTTGGCCAAATTTACGTAAATCGTTACtaggaaaatatttatcttcGCTCATTAATGTTATTTGTTTCGGTTTAATTGGCTTCATGCTCGTATCGTGTACTCTGTACCTCGTTATAGAAGTAGAAGAAGCGTATCATAAAATCAAAATGATTGGCCCACTGAGCTTTTTCCTAATGACGTTTATGAAATATTGTCTTTTGATACTACAAGAAAATCACATCAACGAGGGATGCGAACGCATCGAATGGGACTGGAAGAATATCGAACATCACGAAGATAGAAATATCATGGCACAGAACGCCAATTACGGACGAAGATTAGTGGCCATCTGCACCTTTTTCTTATTTAGTGGTTTTGCGTTTTTCTACATTATTGTGCCTGCTAGCGTTGGTCAAGTGGTAACAGAGGATGGAAATTTGAGCTTCGTCCCGTTACCCTTTCCTGCCTCGAGATTGATCGCTGACGTTCGTTACAGTCCTAGTAATGAAATTATCTTCTCCATCCAAACTCTAACAGGTGTCGTAATGCATATTGTAACATCAGCGGCTTGCAGTATCGCCGCTGTGTTTGCAGTGCATGCCTGCGGTCAGATGCAAGTATTAATGAACTGGCTGGAACATTTGATCGGTGGTCGATCCGATATGAGTAATATCGTGGATGAAAGAATCGCTAGCATAGTCACCCAACACAATCGGATACTGAG ATTTCTGGCGctcaccgaaaatgcgcttcAACAAATATCTTTCGTAGAATTTTTGGGATGTATGATGAACATGTGCCTTCTcggatattattttatagtg GAATGGAGTTCGAATGATATTATGCAATCGATAagttacatgatcttaatgatATCGTTctctttcaatatttttatattctgttATATAGGTGAACTAGTTGCTGAACAG TGCAAAAAAGTTGGTGAAATGACATATATGATCGACTGGTACCGATTGACAGGAAAAAAGAAGCTTGGCTGCATTTTAATCATTGCAATGTCCAATTCGACGATAAAATTCACCGCAGGAAATATGATTGAATTATCTATTAGTACTTTTAGCGAC GTCGTTAAAACGGCGATGGCTTTCTTAAACATGTTACGAGCATTGACTTGA